Proteins encoded within one genomic window of Saccharopolyspora pogona:
- a CDS encoding phosphoenolpyruvate carboxykinase (GTP) has protein sequence MTTTAIPGLDQAPTTHGPLLEWVREVAELTTPQRVVWCDGSDEEWRRLTTELVAAGTLVRLSAKPNSFWAASDPSDVARVEDRTFICSRREEDAGPTNNWMDPVDMKAVMTGLYRGSMAGRTMYVIPFCMGPLDDDNPKLGVEVTDSAYVVLSMRVMTRMGAGALGKFIGADGRERKFVKALHSVGSPLEPGRADVPWPCNTTKYISHFPEERAIWSFGSGYGGNSLLGKKCYSLRIASAMARDEGWLAEHMLILKLTSPHGTVHYIAAAFPSACGKTNLAMLQPTVPGWKAETLGDDIAWMRFGDDGRLYAVNPEFGFFGVAPGTGYHTNPVAMRTIEQGNTIFTNVALADGGDVWWEGMTEQPPEHLTDWKGRDWTPGTGEPAAHPNSRFCTPIEQCPIVAPEWDDPRGVPISAILFGGRRATTVPLVTESRDWSHGVFMGATLSSETTAAATGKVGVVRRDPMAMLPFMGYHAGDYFGHWLHIAEHTDAARLPKIFHVNWFRRGEDRRFLWPGFRENSRVLKWIVDRIEGTAGAADTPVGLVPTAADLDLAGLDGDPADVDAALAVDTDEWRAEIPMIEEWFADIGEKLPAELRNQLDVLRKRLAAADGRE, from the coding sequence ATGACCACCACCGCGATCCCAGGCCTGGACCAGGCGCCGACCACCCACGGGCCGCTGCTGGAGTGGGTTCGGGAAGTCGCCGAGCTGACCACCCCGCAGCGGGTGGTGTGGTGCGATGGCTCCGACGAGGAGTGGCGGCGGCTGACCACCGAGCTCGTCGCCGCGGGCACCCTGGTCCGGCTGTCGGCGAAGCCGAACTCGTTCTGGGCCGCGTCCGATCCCTCCGACGTCGCGCGCGTCGAGGACCGCACCTTCATCTGCTCCCGCCGCGAGGAGGACGCCGGGCCCACGAACAACTGGATGGACCCGGTGGACATGAAGGCCGTCATGACCGGGCTCTACCGGGGCAGCATGGCCGGCCGGACCATGTACGTCATCCCGTTCTGCATGGGCCCCCTGGACGACGACAACCCGAAACTGGGCGTGGAGGTCACCGATTCCGCCTACGTGGTGCTCTCGATGCGCGTGATGACCCGGATGGGCGCCGGGGCGCTGGGGAAGTTCATCGGCGCCGACGGCCGCGAGCGCAAGTTCGTCAAGGCCTTGCACTCCGTCGGATCGCCGCTGGAACCCGGCCGGGCCGACGTGCCGTGGCCGTGCAACACGACGAAGTACATCAGCCACTTCCCCGAAGAACGCGCGATCTGGAGCTTCGGCTCCGGCTACGGCGGCAACTCGCTGCTGGGCAAGAAGTGCTACTCGCTGCGGATCGCCTCGGCCATGGCCCGCGACGAGGGCTGGCTCGCCGAGCACATGCTGATCCTCAAGCTCACCTCGCCACACGGCACCGTCCACTACATCGCCGCCGCTTTCCCCAGCGCCTGCGGCAAGACGAACCTGGCGATGCTGCAGCCCACGGTGCCCGGTTGGAAGGCCGAGACGCTCGGCGACGACATCGCCTGGATGCGCTTCGGCGACGACGGGCGCCTATACGCCGTCAACCCCGAGTTCGGGTTCTTCGGCGTCGCGCCGGGCACCGGCTACCACACCAATCCCGTTGCCATGCGCACCATCGAGCAGGGCAACACCATCTTCACCAACGTGGCCCTCGCCGACGGCGGCGACGTCTGGTGGGAAGGCATGACCGAGCAACCGCCGGAGCACCTGACCGACTGGAAGGGCCGCGACTGGACGCCCGGAACCGGCGAACCTGCCGCCCACCCGAACTCCCGGTTCTGCACCCCCATCGAGCAGTGCCCGATCGTCGCGCCGGAGTGGGACGATCCGAGGGGAGTGCCGATCTCGGCGATCCTCTTCGGCGGCCGGCGAGCCACCACCGTCCCGCTGGTCACCGAGTCCCGCGACTGGTCGCACGGCGTGTTCATGGGCGCCACGCTGTCCTCGGAGACCACCGCCGCGGCCACCGGCAAGGTCGGCGTCGTCCGCCGCGACCCGATGGCGATGCTGCCGTTCATGGGCTACCACGCCGGCGACTACTTCGGGCATTGGCTGCACATCGCCGAGCACACCGACGCCGCCAGGCTGCCGAAGATCTTCCATGTCAACTGGTTCCGCCGCGGCGAGGACCGGCGATTCCTGTGGCCCGGGTTCCGCGAGAACTCCCGCGTGCTCAAGTGGATCGTCGACCGCATCGAGGGCACCGCCGGCGCCGCCGACACGCCCGTCGGGCTCGTCCCCACTGCGGCCGACCTCGACCTGGCGGGTCTCGACGGCGATCCCGCCGACGTCGACGCGGCACTCGCGGTCGACACCGACGAATGGCGTGCCGAGATCCCGATGATCGAGGAATGGTTCGCCGACATCGGGGAAAAGCTGCCCGCCGAACTCCGCAACCAGCTCGACGTGCTGCGCAAGCGCCTGGCCGCCGCCGATGGCCGCGAATGA